One Candidatus Aminicenantes bacterium genomic region harbors:
- a CDS encoding hydrogenase iron-sulfur subunit, with amino-acid sequence MSEFKPRILVFSTDNVSDPGIDLAGRNKMHYPAQVFVVTLPCSSAIKPRWIFHALEHGFDGVFIAADGSDCSYIPDCTKRTAATVAVAQGLLREKALEPARVKMAAICSVCAESFQKHMVTFSEALRKLGPTAKGN; translated from the coding sequence ATGAGTGAATTCAAGCCCAGGATCCTCGTGTTTTCCACCGACAATGTCTCCGACCCGGGCATCGACCTGGCCGGCCGCAACAAGATGCACTACCCGGCGCAGGTCTTCGTGGTGACCCTCCCCTGCTCGAGCGCCATCAAGCCGCGCTGGATATTCCACGCCCTGGAACATGGCTTCGACGGCGTCTTCATCGCCGCCGACGGCAGCGACTGCTCCTACATCCCCGACTGCACCAAGCGCACCGCCGCCACCGTCGCCGTTGCGCAGGGGTTGCTCAGGGAGAAGGCCCTGGAACCGGCGCGGGTCAAGATGGCGGCGATCTGTTCGGTCTGCGCCGAGTCGTTCCAGAAGCACATGGTCACGTTCAGCGAAGCGCTGCGCAAGCTGGGGCCGACGGCCAAAGGAAATTGA
- a CDS encoding sulfurtransferase TusA family protein, which translates to ACPGPLLEAKKAITAIAVGAVMEVLSSDEGTNNDIPLWSKKMQYEFLGVVEDAGFWRLFVKKSK; encoded by the coding sequence GCCTGCCCGGGGCCGCTGCTGGAAGCCAAGAAGGCCATCACCGCCATCGCCGTCGGCGCTGTCATGGAAGTGCTTTCTTCGGACGAGGGGACGAACAATGACATCCCCCTTTGGTCGAAGAAGATGCAGTACGAGTTCCTGGGCGTGGTCGAGGACGCCGGTTTCTGGCGCCTCTTCGTAAAAAAGTCCAAATAG
- a CDS encoding metalloregulator ArsR/SmtB family transcription factor — MPNTIEAKKRCARVAAILKNLAHPQRLFLLCCLAKGETSVSELLRQSGASQSLISQHLTRMRREGLVQARREGNFVLYRIVDPKLSALIQTMEKTFNE; from the coding sequence ATGCCGAACACGATCGAAGCCAAGAAACGCTGCGCTCGGGTGGCGGCCATCCTGAAAAACCTGGCCCACCCCCAGCGCCTGTTCCTCCTCTGCTGCCTGGCCAAGGGCGAAACATCGGTGAGCGAACTTCTGCGCCAGAGCGGCGCCTCGCAGTCGCTCATCTCGCAGCACCTGACGCGCATGCGCCGCGAGGGGCTGGTGCAGGCGCGGCGGGAGGGCAACTTCGTCCTGTACCGGATCGTTGACCCGAAATTGTCGGCCTTGATCCAAACCATGGAGAAGACGTTCAATGAGTGA